In Takifugu flavidus isolate HTHZ2018 chromosome 1, ASM371156v2, whole genome shotgun sequence, the DNA window AGATTATATTTAATTTCAGACAATGCAATATAAATAGAAATCTGACTAAATAGATATTTTCTTTCATATTAATGGATTACTAGAactggatgaggaagatgaacatAACATAAAATTAATCACGCTACAAAATCTGAGAGCTTAAAGTTCCATAGATCATACCTGTAAAGCACTGAAAGCATAGAAAATTGTGGAGGCAAAGTTTGCCTCCAGTATTCCCACAGTGGGATCCTTGAGGGCAAAGAGGAGATGCAGGTAAAGTGTGTCCTTCTCACTCAGGACCTGAATGAAAGAACAGACAGAGGTAGGTAAATATTCAGGTGTCGCTATTTACTGAGCTCTGTGTTTCAAGATTGCCAGTTACACACGAAGACAGAGATGATCTAACCTCAAAGGCGGGCGCCGGGGTGGTGTAGAGGTTGAGCATGTGGCGAGAGGAGGCTGGTGTGGAAGAATTGGGTCCAATGGGAATACCGGCCTCAGACTGGCGAAAGGTGGGGGTGTAGAAGAACTTGGCGGTCCGTTGGAGGCTGTCGGTCTCCGGGAATGATAGCCGCATGATGTCCAAGCAGACGCTTACTCCCTGTGGACACAGTGGGTTACAAACTCCATCATACTGACAATACAGTACAGCAGAACACAACGAAACCGGACCACATAGTCCTGCATCAGTGCCATCAAACTACACCTGCAGGAAGAAGTCACTTGTGGTGTCCTTGGTGCTGAGCAGCATGGCACTCGCTCCTGACGTCCCAGAGGTCATAGCAAGGATCTGTGGCTTCTCAGCAATGATAACGCCCTCTTCGCCCGCTGCGATGCAACTGATGAGGTCACGGTAGTGCTCATAAGTGGTGATGGGGTGACGAGCCCGGAAGACGTTGCTGTCTAATAAGTAACCACATTGTTAAACTATTAGTCTTGTGTCATGTTCGTCTCCTTCACGGGGAGGGAGCACATATGGGTAAAGGCAGGGTAAACctcctggatgagtcgccagttcatcgtaaggccctatgtgagcatttgtaggttcagcaccttgctcaagggtacctcggcagtgctctgaaggtgttctgccaCCTTTCCCTAATACCATAACATTTtcaatgttttgtctgcactggggctcgaaccgagaaccctcaGACCAGTCCctaacagactgagctaccaccgcccaCATAAACTATTGTTGATGTGTAATAAAATCAATTTGATTAGCATAACAAGAATTTACCATGTCTAAATGTCATAAAAAACCCACTAAATTGGACTCTACTAATACCACTCAGAAACACATTACAgcatttattaataataataataatagattttatttcaaagcgcCTTTCAAGACACCCAAGGACACTTTACAGTACAACTATGCAACAGTTAAACACTATTTACAATAGTGATCTTATTGAGAGAAACCTTTACATTTCTAGGTTCTAAACATAATTGCAAAAGTTTAAATGAGTGGAAACCATAATAAACAATAATTTCAAACTTAGATATGTATGTTTGACTTGAAATTTAAGAACAATATCTGGGAATTTTGTTTTATCTTTATAATGCGAAGGGCAAAGTCACAGCGAGACAAGAGGTTACGGTTACGTCATAAAGGTCACAGAGTTAACAGTGCAACAGTTCATTGAGTTGGGGTGTGTTTACTCACCTGTGATTGAGCGGAAGTCGTACTTTTTTCCGTAACCTGTGTTTGCAGCCTTTCTGAGGCGTTTCTGCAGAGTTTCCTCCTGGACGCGCTTCACATTCAGCGTGTCGGATTCGAGTTTCCCTCTCTGCCGCTTACCTAACCAGCCCACTGCCTTCACCGCCACGTACTGGGAGAAGAGACTGGCAACAGTCCGGGTTTCACCCTTCACCTTCGACCTAATATCCCTCCAAATGAGAGCCATCCCGGCCAGGGAACAGACGCCAAGGGAAGCGggcaggaggtgcaggaggtcCGGCATCGCTGTGGTGAAGAGCCGCCCGTGTTACAAAAGATGCGTAAGAGGAACACGCCAGGTGGGGGCGCGCACAAACAGCGTTCCACGCACATCCTCATCGATCATAGCTAGCACGCATGGATGGATCCATGTTGGCACCGCAACATTTAAAATACTCACCGCATTTTAGTCCAACAATGGCGACTACCACCGATAAAACAGCGACACAGATGGGACCCAAAAAGCGCAACCGCGAGAGTAAGAGCGCCATCCGGGACGAAGGAGCAAAGCCAATCTCCCCAGGATTCCAATGGTTAAGGCTGATATCAATTTGTTAAAGATATAACAACAAGAAGTGTGAAGAGTGGAAGAACTTTGGCTTGTGAATCATGAAAAGATCACTTCCGTATTTGGGTTATGGGATGTGACGCTGATTGGCTGACTGGATGATGGCGTCACTGGCCCAAACTACGTCTCATCTTTCTgcacaggaaataaaatgagatGATTTATAATGTTCTATAATTTATAATTATTCATACCTACACAGTATCTGATATTACAGTGTTTTACATACATATGATTACATAGGTAATCGTTTTCTTTCAACATTCCTACTGTATTAagctagaaaaaaaagaaagcagagaagGTTGGACTCATTTAATGAAAATACAAGTTTTTGATCAGGATGTGAGGGTCATGGGGCCTCTTAGTTTTGAAGATAAATGTTAAATGATGTTTCTAATACATAAACTTTGGTTATTAATATGAAAATGCAACATGAGGGAGAGAAAATGGTCATCAGATGAAGCCGGCTTCCTTAGTCCACAGGAACTCCTTCATCAGCTTTGCCACTGAGAACCTGCACTCGCATCCAACCCAAAACACACCTTTACCTTTACACCTTTGACTTCCTGTTATTGTTTAATCAAGAGGGATCAGAGTCCGCTCACCTGTTTCATTTCCATAGTGACGGCTGAGGATGAACAGAGCACATTCAGTTGTTCAATCATAAGCATCTTACGATTGCCCCATGTTGTGTGGGGTTTGGCTTTGGGACGAACCTGCCCAGCGTGAAGAACGCATCACCAAAGGTGCGCTGACAGGTGCGCTGTTGAGCAGCTCGGCCAGCCATGGCACTTCATCTGGGTCATCCACGAGAAACTCCTCTGGCTCATCCACAGACAACTCAAACTCTGCCCCAgtcagtggaaacacacacattgtcaTTGATTGATATAGAGCTATATTTCTGTTTTAACTAAAACAGAGctttcaccctcctcctcctcctcttcctccttctgtccaGGCCAGGCTTGTGGTCTGTGTTTCAGGCTTGTGGTGTCACAGATATAGGCTTCTCTATGCAGTTGGCTGGCTGCAGAGTGACAGAAGAATCACCATGCTTATCAGGATATATGTAATATAAGTGGTTTAAAGTACATTTATTATAACTGGTGATGCAGCTTGGTAAAGAAGTTTAAATTATTTGTTTTAGAGAAATTATTAGATGGCGTCAAACAGTCGTGGCACATCCAAGAGATGAAACAGAACAGGTCCAGCTGAGGTTTCAGTGACAGACCTCTTCTAAATTAATCTACAATTAGACTTCTTTAAAATGCCACGCTTGGTCCACCATCTTTCAATGGATAATTGGACCTTCTGtgtcttccagctgctggaggtAGCAGACTGCATCTCTGGTGTTGATGTGAAGGCGATGGCTGTCTCTGAGGTGTTTCAGGACATGTTTGGAGTGGAAGGCAGAGGGAGTGTAGAACACCAGCTTAGGGAGGCACAAAGAGCCCACTGCAGAGATTTCAAATCTGTTGccctggagaggaaaaataacactAAAAATTATTAATTTTTCCACTGAAATGCGTGACTAATACtcaacacagacagaaaaatagGATTGTACTTTAAAATCAATCAATTACAGTGCAAAGATAAATGGCAttagtgatgtgtgtgtgtgtgtgtgtgtgtgtgtgtgtgtgtgtgtgtgtgtgtgtgtgtgtgtgtgtgtgtgcggtggggggggggggggaattgcAGTTTATTTTGGAACTAAGTGCAATAGTAGTGTAAGAAAgtagaggaggggaaggggctgaaaaaaagagcacaggtgtgtttatgtgaataTTAGCTGCAAGTATTTCGACATATTACTGGTACTAGGTGTTGTTTTGAGGACAAACCTGGAAGGTGATCCGGTCGATATCAGTCCACAGAAAATCATGCAAGAGCCACTTCCTCCCTTCCACATCCTTTAGAAAACGACATTTACATTTAGGAATCTTGTAAGGTGAGGAGGGGAGTCAGAGTTGATGTGGAGGTAATACCTGATAAATACAGACTCCACTTAGTGCCACACCAAGAAGAAAGGAACTTTTTAGctcctttttctgctgcatttgaaACAACAGATGAGAAAACTGAGATTCCATAGGAACGAATCCTCTTTTTGGTGTGACCGACCTTTCTCATCCTGTAAAATACGACTGCTCCATCCTGCAGACTGTTGGCCTCTTTTATAAACTGTAGGATGGCCTGGGTGCGAGTGAGGCCTCTCAGCTCGACGTGTAACACAGGACAATGCTGGAGGAGAAAGTCTCGTCCACgatgctttattagctgtgcaCAACATCAGGTCACACCCCCTCATACACCATGTTTAATGGCTACCTTTTCCGCTCTTACCCATGGTGGAAAATAATCTTCAGGAAGAAAGTATAGCCTTTGTTTAGACTTCTCGTCATTCCTCTCTCCCAGTTCCACGTCTCCAACATCAGCTTGAAGAGCACACGCCGCCAGCTGGAAGAACAAAGCTTCCTGATGGCGACTCTGCGACCACAGCACCTTCTGCCGCAGCTCAGCGTAGTAAAGCTCCCTCACCTCACTGCTACTGCACGACCAAATATGACAAACGTGAGTGAGAGGGTTCCACTGCTGGTTTAGCTTCTAAAAGATACCACACAAGAACTTACTGTATGAGCTGTCCCCTTGGTAAATAAAACTGTACTCTCAGGAACAAGATGAATTGGATCTGATGAAGGAATTTTATCCTTGTTTTAAATGGAAGTCTCCAAAAATTGGGGGCACATGTGGCGGGACAGTAGATGCCGCTTCTAAAGAAATGTAAAACCCTCAAAAGAACCCACCTTTGAAGAGTAACTCTTCCATCTTCGGCCAAAGTAGCTGCTCAGCTTTTTATCCAAATCAAGGAAGAGGTATTCATTATCTAGGGGGCAGAGTTGTCAGCCTTATTTCTGTTATTCTTTTACATTCTCGCAGGCACCTCCCTGATTTAACGTTAAATTAATTCCAAACCGGCTCCTACGCAGATTAACTGACCTCTGAGAACCGCCAGGCCGAACATCTGGAGCTCTGCGATGCCGAGATGTTCCGCCACGCTTTGGAACACGTCACTGGCTCTGGCTCCCACctaaaacatgcaaaacaacaataaaagcaccAAATAGTAGATTGACATTCAGGGTCATAAGTTGTTGCTTCACGTAGATGCATTAGAAGGTATTTTCTTTGTTCGGGGACCACAAACAGACCCATGGAGGAGGGCCTGTCCATCTGGAACCTTCTCCTGGGGCCATTGAGCTATTTTTTTGTCAGAATTCATGATCAATGTGTAAGACAATGAATACAATCATTATTAGAGTTAGTAAAACAAATCCTGCTAATAGAGAATTTTTCTCAAACATGGCAAAATAACAGGAAGGAGGTTCCTCACCCTGATCGGACGATCCATCCGCTGCTTGTTTGGTAACAGGACACAGACTCGTCGTTTCTGCTGCATCCTCATGGTTACAGAAGCTTCAGCCCATCTCACACTGCCTTATATCCCCGCATCCTCCCACAGACTCACCAAAACAAGTCAAACATCTTTTCCATGTAACCTGACACGAGGTGACTCCCGACTCGTACAGGACGCATGAAAAAGGTGGAAAGGCTCATGAAAATTCAGCCCCTAATCCACTTTCAGTGAGTTGTATTTCCTCccttcacacacaaaaacaaacacaagccCATTGTTCACCTATGATGAATTTATTTAGAAATCAAATCCAGTTAATGCCAACTGTGCTTTGCTCAGAGAAAGCAAGAATATGACACATTTTGCTTATCAGCTGGTGATTTTTTCTGACACAAAAAGAACACAATTTCTTTGCTCTTTTATTAAGTCACAATCTATAGTGGTCTACACAAAAGAACCTTTTGTTAACAtgcacaaaaaacagaaaaaaactacAGTGCATAAAAGGCACCTGCTCCTATGATACACGTATTATTTTCTTCATTCGACACAGAGAGTTGAAGAGGGATATTTATGCAGCTTTAGTAGTCATGAGTTTCAACAATCCCTGACATCACCATTTCTGTACGGAACCCTCTTCCACATTACAGTGACCTTTTCTGGGGGGACAGACGACATACATTCCAGACAAGTTCAGCCAATACGCCAAAACACCCTTTCCCCGGCACAATTCACACACAGCACGGCAAAAGACACGCGTCAGGCTCAGTGGAGGCGACACCGGAGTGTTGACGATTCAGAGGTGATTGGAGGAAATGTGCGCTACAGTACGGAAAGTGGCTTAGATCTTGGCAGGAGAGTCCCAGCGTGTTTTGGTATTTACGCTAGCTGTGGGCTCAGAAATGCTTTGATGCTCCCTTTAACCTTACAAGAACATGCTGGGCTGTTTTCAGCACACTTAAACAACAtacttttgtcctttttttttcttttcacatgcTGTAGGTCGTGTACACCAATCCCCAATGAGTAACATTACCTTTAATGAGGATTTTTTTGTACAGAGTTGGGGAAAAACTGCATGAAAACATGCAGGTTATCACATTAAATAAAGCAAGGCATTGAAGGGggaaacatttaaattaattgGTATAAGCAGATTTACAGGCAAGTTTTCAGCATAAATATTATACTTCTAAAGGTATACCATCGCATacgttttattttattgctcTGGCAGATCAAAAATGACACTTCATAACATTCAATGCTTTCTTTAGGGTTAGATTTAGGATCGTTGCTTAATAAAGCTGCAAATTCTTATTTCTGCCATTGACCaaaccatttttcttttcccagtTGCGGTCATGCACTAACAATAATGTTCTACGTTTGTGATTGCGTTAAATACAAAATGCAAGACATTTACCTTTGCAAAGGTAGACAAGCTGCAGTTAACCGCAGTTATTGTTCAGAAGTTTAAGagtcagggtttgttttttcatttatgTGTTAATGTGTTCAGAGCGACACGTTCTGACACACAATTCTCAGTCTGACACCATGAAGGGGACCTATTTATTGACAGATGTCAGATGCTTTTATGAGTAAGCCAAACAAGTAAAAGTGGGGACTAACATCAGAAGCAGTGTTACTCCTCTCCTAATCTACTTTTCAAAGtaaacaagtaaaaaaagacttttcttcACTGCCGCTGTCCTGCTTATCACATAAACAGATGCCATTGACATGACTTTTGATTGCACAGTGGACAGCACTGTCATTTTCACTTTCAGCTTCTCTGCCTTGTTAATTTCCAGCAAATATCCTCTCCCAgtaacagcttttttttcttttttttttctaaaaaaaaacatgattattttcaattttcGCCCCTGGACACTCGAGACTAAATAGCCTAAACTCAAGTGGATGTGATAGCTGATATAAAAACTTCAGGTGCTGCCACATTCATAGAGAAGTGAAAGGTGTTACGTAAACAATAGTATAAAGTCAGTTCCCATAGCTGTAATGAAAAGTGTAACTGAATGCACTTAGATGTGAGTGGTTTGAATGCACTTAACCATAGGTGCATGTGATTAAAGGCTTCTACTGCGCTGcatgttttctctctgctgacCTGTTCTGATATCTTGAATCAATAACTACATAGTAACTGACCAGAATGTCAGTAAATGATGTTTTGTAACATTCATTCAATAACTACTTCTATATTATTAAATCCAGGGAGCATTTGATAAACACAGGTTGGTGCATTTTTGAAATATAGAATTTGTGTGGCTCGTGTATGTGAAGTTTCACTCGTGAGAAGACGGCAGTTTAGCAAACATGCAGGGAAAACACAGTCAAGCT includes these proteins:
- the LOC130539931 gene encoding FERM domain-containing protein 6-like isoform X5, with protein sequence MRMQQKRRVCVLLPNKQRMDRPIRVGARASDVFQSVAEHLGIAELQMFGLAVLRDNEYLFLDLDKKLSSYFGRRWKSYSSKIQFILFLRVQFYLPRGQLIHSSEVRELYYAELRQKVLWSQSRHQEALFFQLAACALQADVGDVELGERNDEKSKQRLYFLPEDYFPPWLIKHRGRDFLLQHCPVLHVELRGLTRTQAILQFIKEANSLQDGAVVFYRMRKDVEGRKWLLHDFLWTDIDRITFQGNRFEISAVGSLCLPKLVFYTPSAFHSKHVLKHLRDSHRLHINTRDAVCYLQQLEDTEASQLHREAYICDTTSLKHRPQAWPGQKEEEEEEEEFELSVDEPEEFLVDDPDEVPWLAELLNSAPVSAPLVMRSSRWAAVTMEMKQVLSGKADEGVPVD
- the LOC130539931 gene encoding FERM domain-containing protein 6-like isoform X3 is translated as MRMQQKRRVCVLLPNKQRMDRPIRVGARASDVFQSVAEHLGIAELQMFGLAVLRDNEYLFLDLDKKLSSYFGRRWKSYSSKKLNQQWNPLTHVCHIWSCSSSEVRELYYAELRQKVLWSQSRHQEALFFQLAACALQADVGDVELGERNDEKSKQRLYFLPEDYFPPWLIKHRGRDFLLQHCPVLHVELRGLTRTQAILQFIKEANSLQDGAVVFYRMRKQKKELKSSFLLGVALSGVCIYQDVEGRKWLLHDFLWTDIDRITFQGNRFEISAVGSLCLPKLVFYTPSAFHSKHVLKHLRDSHRLHINTRDAVCYLQQLEDTEASQLHREAYICDTTSLKHRPQAWPGQKEEEEEEEEFELSVDEPEEFLVDDPDEVPWLAELLNSAPVSAPLVMRSSRWAAVTMEMKQVLSGKADEGVPVD
- the LOC130539931 gene encoding FERM domain-containing protein 6-like isoform X2; this encodes MRMQQKRRVCVLLPNKQRMDRPIRVGARASDVFQSVAEHLGIAELQMFGLAVLRDNEYLFLDLDKKLSSYFGRRWKSYSSKIQFILFLRVQFYLPRGQLIHSSEVRELYYAELRQKVLWSQSRHQEALFFQLAACALQADVGDVELGERNDEKSKQRLYFLPEDYFPPWLIKHRGRDFLLQHCPVLHVELRGLTRTQAILQFIKEANSLQDGAVVFYRMRKKKELKSSFLLGVALSGVCIYQDVEGRKWLLHDFLWTDIDRITFQGNRFEISAVGSLCLPKLVFYTPSAFHSKHVLKHLRDSHRLHINTRDAVCYLQQLEDTEASQLHREAYICDTTSLKHRPQAWPGQKEEEEEEEEFELSVDEPEEFLVDDPDEVPWLAELLNSAPVSAPLVMRSSRWAAVTMEMKQVLSGKADEGVPVD
- the LOC130539931 gene encoding FERM domain-containing protein 6-like isoform X1, with the translated sequence MRMQQKRRVCVLLPNKQRMDRPIRVGARASDVFQSVAEHLGIAELQMFGLAVLRDNEYLFLDLDKKLSSYFGRRWKSYSSKIQFILFLRVQFYLPRGQLIHSSEVRELYYAELRQKVLWSQSRHQEALFFQLAACALQADVGDVELGERNDEKSKQRLYFLPEDYFPPWLIKHRGRDFLLQHCPVLHVELRGLTRTQAILQFIKEANSLQDGAVVFYRMRKQKKELKSSFLLGVALSGVCIYQDVEGRKWLLHDFLWTDIDRITFQGNRFEISAVGSLCLPKLVFYTPSAFHSKHVLKHLRDSHRLHINTRDAVCYLQQLEDTEASQLHREAYICDTTSLKHRPQAWPGQKEEEEEEEEFELSVDEPEEFLVDDPDEVPWLAELLNSAPVSAPLVMRSSRWAAVTMEMKQVLSGKADEGVPVD
- the LOC130539931 gene encoding FERM domain-containing protein 6-like isoform X4, whose protein sequence is MAPGEGSRWTGPPPWVGARASDVFQSVAEHLGIAELQMFGLAVLRDNEYLFLDLDKKLSSYFGRRWKSYSSKIQFILFLRVQFYLPRGQLIHSSEVRELYYAELRQKVLWSQSRHQEALFFQLAACALQADVGDVELGERNDEKSKQRLYFLPEDYFPPWLIKHRGRDFLLQHCPVLHVELRGLTRTQAILQFIKEANSLQDGAVVFYRMRKQKKELKSSFLLGVALSGVCIYQDVEGRKWLLHDFLWTDIDRITFQGNRFEISAVGSLCLPKLVFYTPSAFHSKHVLKHLRDSHRLHINTRDAVCYLQQLEDTEASQLHREAYICDTTSLKHRPQAWPGQKEEEEEEEEFELSVDEPEEFLVDDPDEVPWLAELLNSAPVSAPLVMRSSRWAAVTMEMKQVLSGKADEGVPVD